Genomic window (Bosea vaviloviae):
ACCGTGAACAGCAGCGTCAGCGAGGCGACAGCGGCGAAGGGCCAGTTATAGACCACCATGGATTGCTGCCAGATCAATGCCGGCAGGTAGACGAGCCGCGCTCCGCCGATCACCGATTGCGAGATGAAGGCTGTCGTTGCCGAGGCGAAGACCAAAGTCGCGCCGGCGATCCAGCCCGGCAGGGTCAGCGGCAGGATGACGCGAAAGAAGGTCCGCCATTTCGAGGCGCCGAGCGCGCGCGAGGCGTCGACCAGGTTCTGGTCCATCTGGTTCATCACGGTGAGCAGGGGCAGCAGCATCAAGGGCATCTCGATCTGCGTCAGAGCGATCACGAGGCCGAGCTCGGTCTGCAGCAGGTTGAGCGGAGCAGCCGTGACGCCCAGAGCCAGCAGGGTCTGGTTGACCACGCCCTCCCGCGCCAGGATCACGATCCAGGCGAAGGTGCGGATCACGACCGAGGTCAGGAGCGGCATCAGGATGATGAAGATCAGGACGCGCTGCGCGCGCGGCCCCACAGCCCGGAACAGCAGCGCCAGCGGATAGGCGAGCAAGGTCGTCGCGGTGACCGCGAAGACGCCGAGCTTCAGCGTGTCGACGATCACCTTCAGATAGAAGGCGTCGCCATAGAACTTGGTCCAGCTGTCGAGGCCCAGCCGCGTCTGCTCGGCATCGGCATAGAAGCTGATGCCGAGCAGGATCGCGAAGGGCGCGGCGAAGAAGGCGAGATAGGTCAGGCCGAGTGGCGCCGCGAGGCGCCAATCGACCTTGCCTTCTGTGCCGCCTGCCACTGCCGCTCCAGCCATGGCCGGCGCCCCTACTTGGTGATCTCCTTGTTGAAGCGTTCGATCCAGGCGGCGCGCTGCGGGTTGATCTTGGTCCAGTCATGCGTGACCATCTTGGTCAGCTCATCCACCGACTTGATGTCGAGCGTCTCGACCAGCTTCACGTCCTTGTTGATCGGGATCATGTTGTAGGGCTGCTTCTGCAGCGCGCCCTGGACCTCGGCCGAGATCGCCATGTCCATGTATTTATAGGCGTTGGCGACGTTGTCGGCGCCCTTCACGATATGCAGCGTGGTCTGGAAGGTGATCGCGCCGGTCTCGGGCTTGACGAATTCGATGCTGACGCCGCGCCCCTTGAGGATCGCGACCGTGTTGGTGTTGGTGTACATCACGTCGATCTGGCCCTGCTGGAACAGGCCGGGCATTGCGGCGGGCGCCGCGACGGCCGCGGCCTTCTCGACCGCCTTCTTCAACTCGGCGAAGACCGGTTCGACATTGGTCTCGGAGCCGCCGAAGACCTTGGCCATCTCGATGATCGAGACCGTGCCGAATGTGGTCTGGAAGCCGGTCAGGCCGAGGCGCTCGACGTAAGGGCTCTTGAACAGGTCGGCCCAGCTTTTCGGCGGCGTCGCGAACTTCTTCGGGTTGTAGGCGATGCCGACGACCTGGGCGTTGCAGGTCACCGCATGCGAGGTGATCAGCCCGGCTGGGACCTTGGCGGCATTGGTGAGCTTGCTGGCGTCGATCGGCTCGAACAACCCGGCCTGCATTGCCGAGGCCGCCGGGCCGGGGTCGAGCACGAAGCAGTCGAAGGGTGGCACGCCGCGCGCGGCGCGCACCTTGGCGACCTGGTCGACTGCGAAGAGCGAGTCGAAGGCGACGTCGATATCGGCGCTCTTCTTCAAGGCCGGGGCCAGCACGCCGCGATAGGCCTCCTCCCAGGTGCCGGGATAGATCGCGGCGGTGAGGCTGCCGGCGGCGCTGGCGCGGAAGGGCCAGGCGGAGGCGAAGCCGAGCGCGGCGGCCCCGGCCAGAAACTCGCGACGTGTGGTGACGGTCATGCGCTTGGTCTCCGCGTTCGGGGTTGGCGTTTCAGGAGGGCGAGGCGGGAAACAGGACAGGCCGGGCATGCTCGCCAAGCCCGCAGAAGGCGCTGGCAGTCGTGCTCGCGACCATGCCCGGGCGGCGCGGCATCGCGATCTTGAGCGAGGCGCCGTCAACAGCCGTCACGTCATGGATCATCTCGCCGCCAATCGGCAGGCTGAGCTTGAGCGCGACGGGAAAGCGCGCAGGGGTGGCCTCGTCCGCCAGCAGCATCTGTTCGGGCCGGACCGAGACGATGACCGGCTGCCCTGCCGAGAACCGCGCCGGCGACATCACTTGCCAGGCAGCGCCATTGCCGAGCGCGACCGCATAGCCGCCCTCGACCTTGCTCGAGATCGTGCCGGGCAGGAGATTGCTGGAGCCGATGAAGCTGTTGACGAACAGGCTCGCCGGCTGGTCGTAGATCTCGACCGGAGTGCCGAGCTGTTCGATCCGGCCGGCATTCATCACTGCGATGCGGTCGGCGATCGCCATCGCCTCGTCCTGGTCATGCGTGACCATGATCGCGGTCAGTGCGAATTGCCGCTGCAAGCGCTTGATCTCGATTTGCATGTCGAGCCGCAGGTTCTTGTCGAGCGCGGCGAAGGGCTCGTCGAGCAGGAGGATGCGCGGCCGCATCGCGAGCGCGCGCGCCAGCGCCACGCGCTGCTGCTGGCCGCCCGAGAGCTGGCGCGGCTTGCGCTCGGCGAAGGCGGACATCTGCACCGTCGCCAGCATTTCGCGCACGCGCTCACGCTGGATCTCACGGCTCTCGCCGCGCGCGGCGAGCCCATAGGCGATGTTCTGCGCCACGGTCATATGCGGGAACAGCGCATAGTTCTGGAAGACGATGCCGATCTCGCGGCGGTTCGGCGGCAGCGTATCGATCGAGCGATGGCCGATGATGACCTTGCCGTTGCTCTGTTCGATGAAGCCGGCGACGATCCGCAGCAAGGTGGTCTTGCCGCAGCCCGACGGCCCGAGCAGAGCGACGAGCTCGCCGCCCTTCACCTCCAGCGTGACATTGTCGACGGCCAGGCCCGCGCCATAGCTATGCGTGATGCCGTCCAGCGTCAGGGGCTGGGCGATGACCGCTCCGGATGGGGCAGGCGCAAGCATCGAACGCGGAAACCTCAAGCGACGCAGCAGGTCTCCGGAAGGCTAGCAACCGGCATGCCAAGTCGATGAGTGGCAAGTCGATGAGCGGATTGCCGATTTCCGCGAACCCGGCGCGGCGCATTGCAGGCTCGCGGACCCCGCCACCAACCCGTATGCCGCTCCTAATGGCTGCCGCCGAGATAGGCTGCACGCACTGCCGGGTCGTTCTTCAGGCTGGCGGCTTCGCCGGAGCTGGCCAGGCGGCCGTTTTCCAGCACATAGCCGTAATCGGCGACATCCAGCGCGGCAGCGGCGAATTGCTCGACCAGCAGCATGGTGATCTTGGCTGCCTTCAGCCGCGCGATCGTGGCGAAGACCTCCTCGACGAGGCGCGGCGCGAGCCCCATCGAGGGTTCGTCGAGCAGCAGGACCTCTGGCCCCAGCATCAAGGCTCGCGCCATCGCCAGCATCTGCTGCTCGCCGCCCGAGAGCGTGCCGGCGAGCTGGGTGCGGCGTTCCTTCAGGCGCGGAAAGAGCTCGAACATGCGCTCGCGGTCCTGCTCGACATCGCCCTTGGGCCGCGCGCCGGTCAGGCGCGGAAAGGCGCCGAGCTGGAGATTGTCGTCGACGCTCAAGGCGGGGAAGACCCGCCGGCCTTCGGGCGAGTGGGCCATGCCGAGCCTGGTGATCTCATGCGAGGCCATGCCGGCGATGTTGCGGCCGGCCAGCAGGATCTCGCCGGCATCGGGCTTGATCATGCCGGAGATCGCCCGCAGCGTCGTGGTCTTGCCGGCGCCGTTGGAGCCGATCAGCGTGACGAGCTGGCCCTTGGGCACGGAGATCGAGAGCTGGTGCAGCACCTGCACCTTGCCATAGCCGGCGACGAGATTTTGGACCTGGAGCATGGTCTCGTCCCCTCAATGGGCCGTGGCGGCGCTGCCGCCGAGATAGGCCTCGATCACGCGCGGGTCGGCCTGGACCTGGGCGGGCACGCCCTCGGCGATCTTCTGGCCGAAATCGAGCACGGTCACCGTGTCGGAAATGCTCATCACCACATCCATGTGATGCTCGATCAGGACGACGGTGATGCCATGCGCCTTGATCTTGCGGATGATCTCGATGAGCTCCTTGATGTCGGGCGCGGTCAGGCCGGCGGCCGGCTCGTCGAGCAGCAGGAGCTTGGGGTCGAGCGCCAGCGCGCGGCCGATCTCGAGCAGCCGCATCTTGCCATAGGGCAGGTTGCGCGCCTCCTCATTCGCCAGGGCGTCGAGCCCGACGAATTGCAGGATGCTGGCGGCGCGTTCGCGCGCGGCGCTCTCCTCCTTGCGGGCCTGCGGCAATCCCAGGGCGACGGCAAAGAGGCCGCTGCGATAGGTGTGGTGCAGGCCGACCATGACATTCTCCAGGCAGGTCAGCTCGCCGAAGAGCTGGACGTTCTGGAAGGTGCGGGCGATGCCCTGCTTCGCGATCTCGGGCGAGTTCCGGCCGACCAGGCTCTTGCCTTCGAAGAGGATCTCGCCGCCGGTCGGCGTGTAGATGCCGGTGAGCACGTTCATCATCGTGCTCTTGCCGGAGCCGTTGGGGCCGATCAGCCCGTGGATGGTGCCAGGCTTCACCGCCATGTCGATGGCGTTCAGCGCCTTCAGGCCGCCGAACTGCATCAGCACGGCCCGCGCGTCGAGCAGGACGCCTCCAGGCGGCGTGCTGGTCGCGGTGGCGCCCCAGACCCGCGCCTCATTGCCGGTTTCCCTGGCCACCAGCGCCCTGCCGCCGCGCCGCAATGACAGGCGCGTGAGCAGCTGCCGGACGAAGCCCATGATGCCGTCGGGCAGGTAATACACCACGAACAGGATCATCAGCCCGTAGATGGTGAGCTTGTAGTCGACGATGCGCTCGAGGAAGAGCGAGAACACGAAGAACAGGATGCAGAGCACAACTGCGATACCGATGCTGCGCGCCTGGCTCGGATCGTTGCGCCAGGCCGAGAAGCCGCCCACGATGGCGCCGAGCGCGATCAGCCCGGCGGTGATCCGGAACAATTCGAGATCGGCCAGGATATTGGGCAGGAAGACGACGATGGCCGAGCCGATGATCGGCCCCATCCTGGATTTGCGCCCGCCCATGGCGACGGCGAGCAGGAACTCGATCGAGGTGGCGAAGTTGAAGGCTTCCGGCGCGATATATTGCCGGAAATAGGCATAGAGCGCGCCAGCCAGCCCGGCGAAGCCGGCGCTGATGACGAAGGCCAGGACCTTGTGCTTGTAGACGCTGACACCCATGCAGTCCGAGGCGATGGGTGAATCGCGCAGCGCCTCGAAAGCCCGACCATAGCGGGAGGCGATGATGCGGTTGATCACCACCACCGTCAGCACCAGCGCGATGGCCGAGATGTAGTAGTACTCGACCTCCCTCAAGCGCTTCAGCGAGAGGTCGATATAGTCGCGCAGATCGATGAAGAGCGGCGTGCGCAATTCGATGCCGAGCGGGCCATTGGTCAGGTTGAGATGATTGAACCAGGGGCCGAGATCGGTCATTTCGTTGATCAGGGTGACGACGATCGTTCCGAAGGCGAGCGTCACCATGGCGAGATAGGGCCCGGTCACCTTCAGCGCCGGCAAAGCGAGCAGCGCTCCGAACAGGGCCGTGATGACGATGCCGGCCGGCAGCGCCCACCAGAAGCCCAGGCCGAAATGCATGGACAAAAGGCCCGCCGTATAGGCCCCGACGCCGAAGAGCGCGGCATGGCCGATCGAGACCTCGCCGGTGTAGCCGAAGACGATGTCGAGCCCGAGCACCAGGATCGAATAGATCACGATCGTGGTGATCAAGGGCAGGTAGTAGGACGAGGTGACGACGAAGGGCAGCGCGAACAGCGCGACGACGCCGGCGATGAAGAGAAGCGTCTTCATGGCGGGCTCAGACCTTCTTGATCGCGGTCTTGCCGAAAAGCCCGGCGGGCTTCAGCGACAGGACGAGCAGCAGCAGGATCAGCCCGGGAACATCCTTGTAGCCGGTGTCGAAATAGAAGCCGGTCATGCTTTCCGTGATGCCGAGGATCAGGCCGCCGACGACGACGCCGAGCCCGCTCGACAACCCGCCGATGATCGCGACCGCGAAGGCCTTCAGGCCCAGCGCCGCGCCCATATTGGCGCCGGTCAATGTGATCGGCGCGATCAGCACGCCGGCCAGCGCCGCCGCGAGCGAGGACAGCGCATAGGAGAAGGTGATGACGAGCGGCGTATTGATGCCCATCAAGCCGGCTGCATCGCGGTCGTTGGAGGTCGCCACCACCGCCTTGCCGTAGATCGAGCGGCGGTTGAAGGCCTCGACGGCGAGCATCATCGCGAGCGCGCCGAGCACGATCGCGATCTCCATCGGGCGGATATTGACGCCCGCGATCGTCAGCGGATCCTCGCTCAAGGGCGAGGGGAATTTCAGCGGGTCCTTGCCCCAGATGTTCTCGGCCATGTTCTTGAAGATGATGCCGAGCGCGATCGTTGCCATGATCCAGCCGGCCTCGGATTTGGTCTTCATGGCTTGCCTGACGCCGAGCCGCTCGACGACCGCGCCCTGGGCGAGGCCGAAGGCGAAGACGAAGGGCAGGGCGATGAGATAGGCCGCGAGCGTGCCCAGATGCAGTCCGATCAGGACATTCACGCAGGTCAGGCCGACGAGCGCGCCCAATGTCAGCGCCTCGCCCTGGCCGAAATTCAGCGTCTTGGAGGTGGCGAAGGTGAGCTGGTAGCCGAAGGCGATGACGCCGTAGATCATGCCGACGGAAATGCCGGAGACGAGGATCTGGAAGAAGTTCTGCATGGAGGGACCGACACTCCGACCGATAATGAAGAACCCTCCCCGCCTGGCGGGGAGGGTTTATTCCTAGCTAAGACCGTCGCTCAGGACTTCGGCTTGACCCGCAGCGCGCCCGCGCCTTCGAGATCGGCCGGGTTGGCCGGCACGACGCGGCCGCCCTTGACGATACCGAGCACGGGGATGTTGGCCGTGATCGCCTCATGGTCGGTGGCGCTGAAGGGCTTGTCATAGGTGGTGACGACGCCTTCGACCTTGGTGGTCAGGTTCTCCAGCGCTTCGCGGACCTTGCGGCCGTCGGTCGACTTGGCCTGGTTGATCGCGGCGGCCAGCAGGTACATCGAGTCGTAGCCCTGCGCGGCCGAGACCGGGGAGGGGATGCGGTCGACCTTGTAGGCGGCCTGATAGGCCTCGATGAAGCTCTTGCGCTTGGGCGTCGAGGGCAGCTGGATGAAGGTCTGCGGCATCATCACGCCCTCGCCATTGGCGCCGGCGGCATCGATGAAGCTCGCCATCGACAGCGTCCAGGAGCCCAGGACCGGCACCTTCCAGCCGAGCTTGACGACGGCGTTGACCGTCTGCGCCAGCTCGGGGCCGATCGCATAGGTCAGCACCACATCGGCGCCGGCATCCTTGGCGCGCAGCGCCTGCGCCGTCATGTCGGTGTCGCCGATATTGAACTTCTCGACGGCGACTGGCTTCAGGCCGCGTTCGGCGAGCGCCTTTTCGAGGTCGGCGCGGCCGAGTTGGCCGTAATTGGTCGAGTCCGCGATGATCGCGACCTTGGTGTAACCGTTCTTCTTGACGGCTTCCGCGATCATCGAGCTCTGGATGGTGTCGTTGGCGGCGTTGCGGAAGACGTAGTTCGCCTTGTGCTCGGGCGCCTTGAACTGCTGTGTGACCAGCGTGCCGGTCGACACGTTGTTCATCACGGGAATCTCGGCTTCCTGGTAGAAGCGCTGCGAGGCGAGCGAGACGCCGGTGTTGATGAAGCCGACGGTCGCGACCACCTGCTCCTTGTTGATCAATTCCTGCGCGATCTGGACGCCGAGCTCGTTCTTGGCCTCGTCGTCGCGTTCGATCAGTTGGATCGGTTTGCCGAGCACGCCGCCGGCCTTGTTGATCTCCTGCGCGGCGAGTTTCACGCCATCGCGCATGCTGACGCCCATGGCGGCCGAGCCGCCAGTATAGGGGCCGCTGATGCCGATCTTGACGGTCTGCTGGGCATAGGCCGCCCCAGTCATGGCAGCGCTGAAAGCTGCGGCGGCGAGCCATTTCTTCATCGTCATGGTTTCCATCCCTATTGCATGGTTCATTCTTCCGATTTGCTCGGAATTGATGCTTTTTATTGTTATTCTAAACGGTCTGTCGGTGGCCTGCGCTGCGCAGCGTACCCTCGACGACAGTCAAGGGCGCGTTCCCGCAGCTGGCAGGACATGCCAAGTCTTCAAAGAGTTAGGGCGGACTGGTTGCGTGGGCAACCGAGAATATGGGGCGCGCCGCTCCGGAGTATCAACCTTTAGTCTTATCGGGGTGGCGGCGCTTTCCCTGATGGACGGAGGTTGCCCGCGAATGAGGCAATTCTCCCCCTCACTTGACGATCAGGTGCGAAGCCTCGCGATGCGTCTTGCAGGCGGTTGACGCTCAAGCCGGGAGAAACGCGCTTCCAGCAGGTCGATTTCCCTGACCAGCTTCCTGGCGATCTCGTCCGAGGTGCCGCGCGCCCGGGCGACGCGGTAGATTTCGTCGCGCTCGGCCCGCAGGCCGGCGAGGCGCAGTTCGCGCTCGATCGCATCGGCCTTGCGGGCGAGATCGGTTTCCGCGCCGGTCTTGGAGCGTCCGTCGATGCGCTCGCGGTAGAGGCGCTCAAGCCTCCGGGGTAGCCCACAAATCTCCTTTGTCCTCGACGCGTCTTTCGGATTTCAGCTTGAGGAGATGGGCCACGACATTGCGCTCGGCCGCGAGCCGCAGCCAGGGGTCGGTCTTGGAATAGAGCCGGTCGACCAGATCCAGGGTGCCCAGCGGGCCGGCGGCGAGAGCCGCCGCGATCTCATTCTCGCGCTTGAGCCGGCGGTCGAGCAATTCCTGCACATAGGGCCTGGGATCGGGCAAAGGCGGCCCATGTCCCGGCAGATAGAGCCGGTCGTCGCGGGCCATCATCAGGCGCAGGCTCCTGACATAGTCGGCCATGTCGCCGCCGGGCGGGGAGACGATGCTGCTCGACCAGGACATCACATGGTCGGCGCTGAACAGGATTCCGTCTCGATAGGCGAAGCAGAGATGGTCGCTGGCATGCCCCGGGGTGTGGATGGCGAGCATGCCCGCCGCGCTGTCGCCGTCCCGCAGGAGAATGTCGGGTATGAAGGCGTCGTCGGCGCTGAGATGAAACGCATAGGTCTTGGCGCCGGTGCGGGCCTTCAGCGCCGCCGTCGCGCCGAGATGGTCGGAATGGGTGTGGCTGAGCAGGATCGCGGAGACGGCGCCGCCCGTCGCCTTCAGGATGTCGTCGAGATGGCCGACATCATCGGGGCCGGGATCGAGAACCATGAAGCCGTCGCCGGTCTCGATCAGATAGGTGTTCGTGCCGTGATAGGTCATCAGGCTCGGATTCCTGGCGACGATGCGGGAAATGCCGGGAACGACGGCCAGGGGAACGCCGCGCGCGGGCTCGCTCTCGCTCAGGAATGCCAATGCCGGTCCCTTTCAGACAATCGCCTGCGGGCGGCGACGATCGTTCTTCTAGATCATCTCGGCTAAGGGCGCCTCCGCCATGCGGCGCATGCCGCTCAAAGCGCGCTGCAGATCGACGATCAGATCTTCCGCGTGCTCCAGGCCGATCGAGAGTCGGATCAACGCCTCCGGACAGGTGGAGCGCTCGCCCTCCGTGCTGCGCCGATGCTCGATCAGGCTCTCCGTCGAGCCTAGCGAGGTCGAGCGGCGAAACACCGCTGTCCGCTCGCATATGGCCAGCGCATCCGCCGCCGTACCGGCGATCTCGAAGGACAGCATGCCGCCGAAGCCGCCCAGGAATTGCCGCTGGGCCAGCTCATGGTGCGGGTCGCCGGGCAGGCCGGGATAATGCACCGCGCCGACCCCGGGATGCGTGGCCAGGGTCGTGGCGATCTTCAGTGCCGTCTGTGAGGCGCGCTCGACGCGCAAGGCGAGCGAACGCATGCCGCGCAGCAGGAGCCACGCTTCGAAGGGCGGCAGGACGCTGCCATGCGCTACCCGCGAGGCGAGGATCTCCTGCCAGGCCGCTCCGGCCTGCGCCGTGATGAGCGCGCCGGCGACGAGATCGCCATGGCCGTTCAGATATTTGGTCGCCGAGTGCAGGACGAGATCGGCGCCGAAATCCAGCGGCCGGCACAGCACCGGCGTCGCAACCGTCGCGTCCACCAGGAGCTGCGCGCCACCCTGATGCGCGATGGCCGCCAGCGCGGTGATATCCGGCACGCGCCAGAGCGGGTTGCTGGGACACTCCGCCCAGACCAGCCGCGTCTCGCCCGGGCGCATGGCCTGCCGCACGGTCTCGGGGCAGCACATATCCGCGCGGGCCACGGTTACGCCCCAGCGCTGGCCGAACCTCTCGATGATGGCGCCGAATTCATAATAGGCCGCCGAATCCAGCACGAGATGGTCGCCGGGCCGCAGATTGGCCAGGACAGCCTGGGCTGCCGACGCGCCAGCGCTGAAGACCGCGGCGGCCGCTCCGCCTTCAAGCTGGGCCAATACGCGCTCCGCGACCGTGGCGCCGCTATTGCCGGAGCGCGCATAGCGCGAGGCGGTCGAACCGGTGCCCATCGCCGCATCTCCAGGCGGGGCGTGCGTGACCGCCGGATGGATCGACGGTACGAGCCCTCCGGTCTCCGGGTCCAGGTAATGGTCGAGTTGGGCCAGCACCGTGGCGGCGTGCATCGGGGTCTCGTCGGCGGGGATCATCGCGCACAGGATAGGCCGATATTGTCGATTGTCGATCCTCGATCATGTTGCGAGAGGGCTGAATCTATGGCTAGATGCCGCCGCAATTTTCAAGATGGCCTTGAGTGTGCTGATGTCCCTTGATCGCCCGAACGAACTGACCCGCGCCATCGCCGACCAGGTGGAGGCGATCGAGCCGGCGCTCATCGCCTTGCGCCGCGATATCCACGCCCATCCCGAGGTCGGTTTCGAGACGGTGCGGACGGCGGCGCTGGTCGCATCGGAGCTGGAGCGGATCGGGCTGAAGCCGCAGCGCGGCGTCGGGCGCGTCGGCGTCGTGGCGGAGATCGAGGGCGGGGCGCCCGGGCCGTGCCTGCTGATCCGCGCCGACATGGACGCCTTGCCGATGGAGGAGCTGACCGGCCTGCCCTTCGCCAGCACCATTCCCGGCAAGATGCACGCCTGCGGCCACGACATCCACACCGCCACCTTGCTTGGGGCGGGCATGGTGCTGAAGAACCTGGCGCCGATGCTGCGCGGCAGCGTCCGCCTCGTCTTCCAGCCGGCGGAGGAGACGGTCGAGAGCGGAGCGGCTGCGATGGTCGCC
Coding sequences:
- a CDS encoding ABC transporter ATP-binding protein, with the protein product MLAPAPSGAVIAQPLTLDGITHSYGAGLAVDNVTLEVKGGELVALLGPSGCGKTTLLRIVAGFIEQSNGKVIIGHRSIDTLPPNRREIGIVFQNYALFPHMTVAQNIAYGLAARGESREIQRERVREMLATVQMSAFAERKPRQLSGGQQQRVALARALAMRPRILLLDEPFAALDKNLRLDMQIEIKRLQRQFALTAIMVTHDQDEAMAIADRIAVMNAGRIEQLGTPVEIYDQPASLFVNSFIGSSNLLPGTISSKVEGGYAVALGNGAAWQVMSPARFSAGQPVIVSVRPEQMLLADEATPARFPVALKLSLPIGGEMIHDVTAVDGASLKIAMPRRPGMVASTTASAFCGLGEHARPVLFPASPS
- a CDS encoding ABC transporter substrate-binding protein; this translates as MTMKKWLAAAAFSAAMTGAAYAQQTVKIGISGPYTGGSAAMGVSMRDGVKLAAQEINKAGGVLGKPIQLIERDDEAKNELGVQIAQELINKEQVVATVGFINTGVSLASQRFYQEAEIPVMNNVSTGTLVTQQFKAPEHKANYVFRNAANDTIQSSMIAEAVKKNGYTKVAIIADSTNYGQLGRADLEKALAERGLKPVAVEKFNIGDTDMTAQALRAKDAGADVVLTYAIGPELAQTVNAVVKLGWKVPVLGSWTLSMASFIDAAGANGEGVMMPQTFIQLPSTPKRKSFIEAYQAAYKVDRIPSPVSAAQGYDSMYLLAAAINQAKSTDGRKVREALENLTTKVEGVVTTYDKPFSATDHEAITANIPVLGIVKGGRVVPANPADLEGAGALRVKPKS
- a CDS encoding trans-sulfuration enzyme family protein; this encodes MHAATVLAQLDHYLDPETGGLVPSIHPAVTHAPPGDAAMGTGSTASRYARSGNSGATVAERVLAQLEGGAAAAVFSAGASAAQAVLANLRPGDHLVLDSAAYYEFGAIIERFGQRWGVTVARADMCCPETVRQAMRPGETRLVWAECPSNPLWRVPDITALAAIAHQGGAQLLVDATVATPVLCRPLDFGADLVLHSATKYLNGHGDLVAGALITAQAGAAWQEILASRVAHGSVLPPFEAWLLLRGMRSLALRVERASQTALKIATTLATHPGVGAVHYPGLPGDPHHELAQRQFLGGFGGMLSFEIAGTAADALAICERTAVFRRSTSLGSTESLIEHRRSTEGERSTCPEALIRLSIGLEHAEDLIVDLQRALSGMRRMAEAPLAEMI
- a CDS encoding ABC transporter ATP-binding protein, which encodes MLQVQNLVAGYGKVQVLHQLSISVPKGQLVTLIGSNGAGKTTTLRAISGMIKPDAGEILLAGRNIAGMASHEITRLGMAHSPEGRRVFPALSVDDNLQLGAFPRLTGARPKGDVEQDRERMFELFPRLKERRTQLAGTLSGGEQQMLAMARALMLGPEVLLLDEPSMGLAPRLVEEVFATIARLKAAKITMLLVEQFAAAALDVADYGYVLENGRLASSGEAASLKNDPAVRAAYLGGSH
- a CDS encoding ABC transporter permease subunit, which translates into the protein MKTLLFIAGVVALFALPFVVTSSYYLPLITTIVIYSILVLGLDIVFGYTGEVSIGHAALFGVGAYTAGLLSMHFGLGFWWALPAGIVITALFGALLALPALKVTGPYLAMVTLAFGTIVVTLINEMTDLGPWFNHLNLTNGPLGIELRTPLFIDLRDYIDLSLKRLREVEYYYISAIALVLTVVVINRIIASRYGRAFEALRDSPIASDCMGVSVYKHKVLAFVISAGFAGLAGALYAYFRQYIAPEAFNFATSIEFLLAVAMGGRKSRMGPIIGSAIVVFLPNILADLELFRITAGLIALGAIVGGFSAWRNDPSQARSIGIAVVLCILFFVFSLFLERIVDYKLTIYGLMILFVVYYLPDGIMGFVRQLLTRLSLRRGGRALVARETGNEARVWGATATSTPPGGVLLDARAVLMQFGGLKALNAIDMAVKPGTIHGLIGPNGSGKSTMMNVLTGIYTPTGGEILFEGKSLVGRNSPEIAKQGIARTFQNVQLFGELTCLENVMVGLHHTYRSGLFAVALGLPQARKEESAARERAASILQFVGLDALANEEARNLPYGKMRLLEIGRALALDPKLLLLDEPAAGLTAPDIKELIEIIRKIKAHGITVVLIEHHMDVVMSISDTVTVLDFGQKIAEGVPAQVQADPRVIEAYLGGSAATAH
- a CDS encoding branched-chain amino acid ABC transporter permease — translated: MQNFFQILVSGISVGMIYGVIAFGYQLTFATSKTLNFGQGEALTLGALVGLTCVNVLIGLHLGTLAAYLIALPFVFAFGLAQGAVVERLGVRQAMKTKSEAGWIMATIALGIIFKNMAENIWGKDPLKFPSPLSEDPLTIAGVNIRPMEIAIVLGALAMMLAVEAFNRRSIYGKAVVATSNDRDAAGLMGINTPLVITFSYALSSLAAALAGVLIAPITLTGANMGAALGLKAFAVAIIGGLSSGLGVVVGGLILGITESMTGFYFDTGYKDVPGLILLLLVLSLKPAGLFGKTAIKKV
- a CDS encoding ABC transporter permease, encoding MAGAAVAGGTEGKVDWRLAAPLGLTYLAFFAAPFAILLGISFYADAEQTRLGLDSWTKFYGDAFYLKVIVDTLKLGVFAVTATTLLAYPLALLFRAVGPRAQRVLIFIILMPLLTSVVIRTFAWIVILAREGVVNQTLLALGVTAAPLNLLQTELGLVIALTQIEMPLMLLPLLTVMNQMDQNLVDASRALGASKWRTFFRVILPLTLPGWIAGATLVFASATTAFISQSVIGGARLVYLPALIWQQSMVVYNWPFAAVASLTLLFTVLAGIMALGWLGRFARTG
- a CDS encoding MBL fold metallo-hydrolase encodes the protein MAFLSESEPARGVPLAVVPGISRIVARNPSLMTYHGTNTYLIETGDGFMVLDPGPDDVGHLDDILKATGGAVSAILLSHTHSDHLGATAALKARTGAKTYAFHLSADDAFIPDILLRDGDSAAGMLAIHTPGHASDHLCFAYRDGILFSADHVMSWSSSIVSPPGGDMADYVRSLRLMMARDDRLYLPGHGPPLPDPRPYVQELLDRRLKRENEIAAALAAGPLGTLDLVDRLYSKTDPWLRLAAERNVVAHLLKLKSERRVEDKGDLWATPEA
- a CDS encoding extracellular solute-binding protein gives rise to the protein MTVTTRREFLAGAAALGFASAWPFRASAAGSLTAAIYPGTWEEAYRGVLAPALKKSADIDVAFDSLFAVDQVAKVRAARGVPPFDCFVLDPGPAASAMQAGLFEPIDASKLTNAAKVPAGLITSHAVTCNAQVVGIAYNPKKFATPPKSWADLFKSPYVERLGLTGFQTTFGTVSIIEMAKVFGGSETNVEPVFAELKKAVEKAAAVAAPAAMPGLFQQGQIDVMYTNTNTVAILKGRGVSIEFVKPETGAITFQTTLHIVKGADNVANAYKYMDMAISAEVQGALQKQPYNMIPINKDVKLVETLDIKSVDELTKMVTHDWTKINPQRAAWIERFNKEITK